The nucleotide window TCACCGTAAgacacagcaggctttggtgaacagtcatggaaattttcaggtctcagGTCTAATATTCtattgttcagaagacatgggggaatcATCAAgtgttgtctttttaaaagaacataTGAATAattatagatatatgacatagatgattggttgtcttagaagccatggaagccccaatatgcaaatttgaatgtctcagccctcagatatgattggctggttgggaagtcgtgcatgacttgatatgtcaatttgaaaattacagtcctcacagaggattggctccctgaggagctggcaggaatacatagaaatactatgattacccagaaatactgcgtttagtagaaatattaggttttagcacaaatactataaaatggcagaaatagtatgatttagcacaaatgctgtatttagtacaaatactgaaaagcagcagaaatgctatgacttagcacaatagtaataacttaaatagaaaagttggaaaagcaaaatgaacagctgaaaaaatgctgaacattctaaggctccctcaaatgtaattgttgaatgaaaaaaaaatcagcaaaaaaaagtataacagtcacacaatcaaaaatatggacacatatggaaacacacaagcacagagagacacacaggatcaaattcagtcaaccagtctaaatatattgaatttaaatcatacaataagatgctcccataaaaactctctctcgccctctctttctctctctctttgtcacacacacacacacacacacacacacacactagcagcagcagcagccaaacagcctgggagctgctaaatttgaatccaccaatcagagaggctgtgtactttttcccgccaaaacaggtgcacctgtttttacacacatgcagcacagagacaggatttgtgctgtctatttttcatagtgaggattcccctcaaacaaatggctataatttcctaaccgtaggggctagaaccgtcattcttacaccgttttgttcagaagagatgggggaatcttaaagtgttgacaatttatcattaaaatctgaattattgaagatatttgacttctaatgcaccataactgagtagaggcgaagcaaaaactgccttgacctgccctcaaacaaagctttgtaactctaaatctatttggagtatcgatatcattctttcaccataagagacagcaggctttggtgaacagtcatggaaattttcaggtctgtgtggaaatccaacaaaaagatatgacgagagaaaaaagtgcctcatttccagagtttgaaatctgaagaaatctgagcgagggatgaatttcctaccctcaaacaaacccaattcatggccagatggtaataggtgagaaagaaattcttgaattgtgagcgtcaggagtgtctgaagatatattggcacaagcctcatgtcttaacttgcGTTAAgtagatatgacgatttgaaaatgcctctcattagagaaatccagcggtgattttgaacaagctcttcattgactttctatgcagtttccagactttgtgttggtctgaggagatttgccaaaattctattaaagagaaatactgtaatcagcacatatactgtaacatgacagaaattcctccacttagtagtaatactataacataacacaaatgttatgatttggcacaaaaaccatgatttggcaaaatactatgattgagcagaagtactaagatgtagtaaaagtactttgatttaacagaaatacaattatggaggagtaatactttaaaatgggagaaatattgatacacacacacatacacatagcctaaagggaacagtatttgtgccatggagtgttaagaagaatctgaggtccatattagaaaagctgctaaaatcataaaagtttgcagaattgtaataaatgatcaatatgaattagtggtctgtgatagtgtagtaaattgtagggaaaaaaacatgttgaccaaggtggaattgaacccacgacctttgggttgcagacctgtgtcattacaaactgtgccactgggaaagagaacgagcacctggaaaacagggtgatgagcagtcagaattagatcgcggtgagaggcaaagagcgccatCTTTAggagttacaaaatgtcgtgtaactcaaaaactaggtggactagaagcataattcttgtactgggcgaatcagcggactttggtgtactttgactgtgattttcattgctctttgtacatccgtcgcggagatatgacgagagaagaaacggcttcatttccagagtttgaagactgagagaaggacagatttccacccctcaaacaaacgtaattcattgctcaacggtaagataattgtaaaaactgcttccactgtgagtgtcagcagtgtctgaagatatattggcacaagcctcatgtcctaactttgctttgttaaagagatttggcgatttgaaaatgcctcccgtttcagaatttcagctctgaatttcaaaacctccccatagactttgaatggggagtattgagaccttgtgtcactccgaggcaaattgcgaaaaaacggtaaatctcacaataaagatagtgacattgtctgaaagccagcaaaaatacctacgttttgatgtataatttgtgggggttgagtggaaattgagcgagtagcaagaagttgtttagacatgaagagaaaattcagaacggaccagcactcactctgacttaattgcatagcaaccatagcaacgcatgtattttctgaaaaatcacaattttgcaactgaaaacttaaagagagataagattaaaacggtagaagatctgaaaaagctgaatcagacaggaatagtcCAATAAGTTGAGaacgttttaaagtttgaatggagtttctaggtgaaagcatgaagaagtaaagtttcaaaaacaagcaagttttagcagaattgtggaagttttccattcatttcaatgggagaaattaaaggaaaaaagtgtaatattttaaaaagtataagagtaataaacaccaaaagtcatagcgatcattagcagaaagagcagaacagtatagagtttgaactgagaaaatcggctgaaaactgagggagtagttaagcgccaaaaaacgtacggaagcaaccagaataaagcagaataaagaataaagagaaacaggaactcaatagtgtggaagcccttttagggcatccacacaataaagagaaacaggaactcaatagtgtggaagcccttttagggcatccacacaataaagagaaacaggaactcaatagtgtggatgcctttgaaggcatccacacaataaagagaaacaggaactcaatagtgtggatgcctttgaaggcatccacacaataaagagaaacaggaaaacaattgtgtggaagccctttagggcatccacacaataaagagaaacaggaaaacaattgtgtggaagccctttagggcatccacacaataaagagaaacaggaactcaatagtgtggaagccctttgagggcatccacacaataaagagaaacaggaactcaatagtgtggaagccctgtTAGGGCATcctcacaataaagaataaagagaaacaggaaaacaatagtgtggatgccatgaggcatccacacaataataaatccgaggaatagtaatatgtgtgcctcttggcataggcacacataattagTGGGTAAACTGCTTCATTATTGTAAGGCGACTCCAACAGTTTGAGGCTGCTGAATATGAGGACTGTTAATCTCAGCCTCAGACTCTGGACTTACACAGACAACATAGATCTTATAGACAATCACAACCAGGCCCAAAGGCTGGAGTGAtgacaggaaacagaagaaTATTAGTGAGGTGACATTTATCAACACACAGTATAAACCTAATATGACCAGGGGCTGTGTCTGTCAAAGCCAATGTTAATTTATGTGCTGATAAGgttattaaaataatacatacagaaagTATCAACATGTTCTTTTATCAGCTTTCAAAGTATCTTTTACAGCATATTTTGTTCACTGTAAAGTTCTGGAGAGTGTGATATACAAATGTTACACTGATGTTGATGTCAGGGAATTAATTCTGTTTAGTTATAATTAGTCACACTGATAGAACAGCATCgttcatttaaataaacaaactctcaaattaaatttttctgaaaatatatttttgtaacAATCTTTTCTCACCAACAACTTGTCAGTGttaaaactcccttttaacaggaagaaacctccgacagaaccaggctcagggaggggcggggccatctgctgtgattggttggggtgagagaaggaaaacaggataaagacatgctgtggaagagagacagagattaataacagatatgattcgatgcagagaggtctattaacacatagtgagtgagaaaggtgactggaaaggaaaaactcaatgcatcatgggaatcctccagcagcctacgtctattgcagcataactaagggaggattcagggtcacctggtccagccctaactatatgctttagcaaaaaggaaagtttgaagcctaatcttgaaagtagagatagtgtctgtctcctgaatccaaactagaagctggttccacagaagaggggcctgaaaactgaaggctctccctcccattctacttttaaatactctaggaacaacaagtaagcctgcagtgtgagagcgacgTGCTCtaatatggtactacaaggtccttaagataagatggggcctgattatttaagaccttgtatgtgaggagcaggattttgaattctggatttaacaggaagccaatgaagggaagccaaaacaggagaaatctgctctctctttctggtccctgtcaaaaacacaaccaaacactgttttcttttaataaataaaatgtgcagATTTTGTATTATGTAGCTAAGTGATGCAGTTTTGGATATTTGGTTTTGTTACTTCCAGGAAGTGTTTTCCTTGTTACTTTTCTTTTGCCAGAAACTAGcctgctgttgtattttggcTCAACTTCTTAGGTACAGACAGTGTATGGTTGTAATCCAGTAATATCACAGGTCCCTCCATCAGGCTGTAGCTTTGTGATGCCTGTAACATAATTTTCATTAGTGGTGTCTGATTTTGAATCTGTTTAAACTTCAGATGACTGGTTCTCAGGAGATGAAGATAAAAACATCAGTTATAGCAATCAGAGATGCTCTCTCTGTGAGCTTTACTGTACAGCATGCATGACATGAATGCAGATGCTTCTCATAGTATCTCAAAACTTAACTTACTTCTAGGTTGTCCTGTCATTGACAGATTGGATGACACCTGCAGTCATAATAAAGTAAGTGTTAGCACATGTTAACATCTCACTGGTTGTTTTCCCGCTCAGCTTAATAGAAGTATCTTcttgtttttcctccatctttACTGTAACACCTCTTAAATACAAACAGTGACTGTATCTGTCAGTTTACATGACATCATCTCGGGAGGAGCGCTTTCACTTCTCTCaggtaaatgaaatgaaacacaCCACAGTCAATGTTAATGTGGAGAGCTGGAGTTATCTTATTTGTGATGATGTTGTGCTCTACAGTCAGACCAGTTCAGCTGCAAAGGGCTCCAGGTCAGTTAGATTAACCTCCCTCTGTTTACAGTTTTCTAAGGAGACATAAGCAATATCTTTTGACTCAAATGTGGACACATTCAAAAGATTTGAGCTTCTCAGAGAGCGCAGGGCATTCACTTGTCTTACGGCAAAAGACCATTCGGAGCAGATCATCTTCAAATGTAGCAAAGATGTAGACCAGGgctcggcaaccctaggcacacGTGccaagggttaactgatggcacgaccatagctggactggccatcgggcataccgggcatttgctcggtggcccgatgatttttttgtatttttttttttttggtaacggtataaacattaaaaggtggtggattgtccagatgctggccggtgtgtaaaaataactcagttgtttggtggtggctgtggcagagcttccacagattcagcaaaattaacaagtggtggaggcttcaggtggatgagggagaggggaggcaggaggaggagagacccgaggcggcccccgtccgagtgtcaggtgaactgaacttcaggtaagaagttatgacctgcagtctatctgggtcagatataaaccaagtttaggtggagtttatttttgttgtgctgactgtttacagtcagttacaataactcgtactgcgtactagctagcatgacggagtttctatacagctgggtcggtgctgtgatgttactgatactgaactttattttattcataaggttagttagtagagttgccaaccatccgtaaaaagacggaatcgtcccgcattccgagaaaatattacacgttaagtgttgagctgagaagggacgcagtttgtcccgtacttcagccaggatggaaaaagacacaaaggtgGAGTTATTCTGTtgttacgctgcacagctgcctcttctcctcttctcctctcattctctcccctctctctcctgttgctacttcaatcatgacactgatcaatgatcagctgatcggcttttctctcttgtttgtttattgcccactttgcgccaggaagaggaaaccagcggatgtcgcaccaaacaacagcagcacgtttaagcttgatcagctgttgttagaatttatttaatattaatttctagtatcagctgatgtttgctggagccacagctgtaaaagctgctggtcatgatatcggtttggatatgtggtgagagggaaacatgaagatgaaaccaggagatgtccttactgaatcatcagagctgaacaggtgatggagaaacaggtttaccttttaggtgacatgaatgagttgaagggaagttatgaactgtttctgagagacaaataacaccaggatccttttctacgtagctgacagctggtaactgtgcaggggcgggtctagcaaagtgttgccagggggccaggtagggcattaacagggagaggggggcaaaaagaaatactttcttattctcatttaaaatgtctggctgttattaaattattatctgaagcttacaaccaaagattttatctgatgtaaaatgtatagaaatcatacatgtatcaacaagacagtgtacatcactgtcacaacagcgtttgttttcattcaaaggctttatggctttaatacctggtgggccggtctctagtcaaaatgcctgggCTGCtcttttgtcccagtccagccctgggcacAACACGCAGggaattaatctgagaaggtgcatcaaaaataaatggccgggccagtggtgcacatcgcaaattagctcgcatagacacattagtGGTGCCTcttcttaatgacggtatcttagctaacaaccccaactaccagattcaacttgtaattggctaaaaataacttagccTACTGGTGAGAGGGACGTTGCTAGCTTTCCACATTCCGACACTTCAAAAGCTTTAGTAGCTGTTCGCTCAGCACAGCATCAGCACCATGGAAATAAACGGATACATCCGTAGACTcaagacacaatgcatttttgggactttcaggtgtatggaccaatgttttattttctgatcaaaccagaaatctttaatgagcagctagatttgtctcgcattaactggctgagttaatgccagttaatgcgacatcgaagcagctggaatccacagctgtgcgtgttcatggagctgcattttcacctgctggacatcactacctgacaggtttaactgtcttcagaacattgcagagcccttattgacagtatttggctctacatatctgtgtgagcagattttctctcacatgagtgtcctcaggtagccgtctgaatgctggacactcggagacctgtgcctctgagtgggagaccagagatcacattaacatgtgtgtctctgtattaacaaacatgccatattggcccagtttatttttccttatcattgttgtgaggagaccataaatagcatttgtattttctgttgtacagttcatttgctgttatggagttcttgttatgaataaaaagtgtcttttttttgtttcaaaatagctgataactattcgctgatagctgccaacatttgcaaacaaatataattctataaagtggttctatataatgtgtaactgttaatatagagcgttattacatttattgctaatgcaatcatatggcacactgacttctgaggaaactTTAAATGGCACTcaccatcagaaaggttgcctacccttGATGTAAACTTACTACCTGCCAAAACTTTTACACTGAGACAGAAACACCGGTGTTATTTCTGCAGGAAGAATCTGACGTATTTCACTTGGATTTAAGAACTCTGcacaaaatactttaaaaagaaGCAAACCTGATAAAACCTGATTACATTTAAAGGAGGTGGATTTAAAGTGCAGGCAGGCTCTTCTGTGCTTACCAACATTGTTGCTTTTGGTGAGACTAAAGGAAGAACAGGCAGCTTCCTGTAGTGAAGGTTTTGGTCAAAACTGATCAAATGTCCTCATAAGCAGGTGTGACAGGGATGCTGGTTTGAGCTGATGTCAAACATGTCCAAAGATCCAACTAatccaggggtgggcaattccaggccccgagggccggtgtccctgcaggttttagatctcaccttgggtcaacacacctgaatcacagaTTAGTTACTAATCTGTGATTTCTATGTCATTTTTATCTGAAATGCACAAATatcacttttatttaaaaaaaaataaaaatctgaattaaaatagagtaaaacacaaaaacaggaacCATTTGTACTCACTCATCACagttattagttttattttcagcttcaataaatgcagCATTATGCCCATAGTTGGTCCTTCTGTTAGCTTCAGGTGTTGGATTTCCTTGCTGTCACTGACGAACTGAATAATGGTCGGCCTTCTTCACCAGGTCTTAGTCACCAGGGGCTGAATCATCAGTGTCATATAATGTTTAAATGATGTTTCTGGATTTTGTCATGTTAAATGTAACACAGCTTGTAAAATGTAAAGTCTGGCTGAATGTGACGTTAAGCGGCTGTTTGAAATGAGCTGTTTGATTGTGAGTAGATGGCAGTTGAGGTGGCTGTGGGTGTGGAGCTGCTGTTGAAGCAGTAGCTGCTGCTGTGGTGAGGAGGTGACAGACATGGAGCAGAATGAGAAAATCTTCAGTTAGTGCTATTTATATATAATCAAGAGATAAATAAAGATAAGGTGAAGTATAAGAACAGGTCATGATGTACAGCACAGATGGAGGCTGATTTGGTGGCCAGATCATCAAAGAGTGACACACTTACATGTACCTCTGTTAGACAGCAGGAGCAACACAGGCCTCCTTACTGCTACTGATTACCGTCCCATTTTATTACCATACAAACTTCCAACACTTTAAAATGCTACTGAATGGCCCTGGGTACATAACTGCTTTCTTTGTCTTACTACAAAAAGATGTTTCGATTTAACAAACCTGTTCTGCACTCATGTCaccaacaaaaggaaaaaagaataaaacactCAGGGCTCTGCCACAAAGCAACATTACATTTCTGGAGGTTGGATGGAGGAAATCATGATTTGCACATGGCTGTTGAACACAGCTGGAACGATGAACCTGGAACTTCAATGTGAAGTTAAAAGACTTCAGCTTCCTGTTTATtcctgtttgaaactattaaaTCCCAGTTCTTTTGTATTCTCTACGGCCAAGAAAGACACGGCTCAAAAGTGGTCTTTTTACTTAAAAGAtgatctttaattttacatatCCCAGGATATGGAGACTGAGCACAGAGAGAACATCGGCTAGTCTcaagcagaaacaggaaaccaggTTATTTATGTACTTCTCGATGTCATATACACTTTAAGTTTCGATCAAACAGCCTAGTTGGTTTCACTTTCTGGCTGCAGTTACCatgcttctgcaaaagcatgtagtttcctgtcagcctgcgaCCTAGTTTTGCACTGAAGTCTGCGCCTCTCATAAAACAATCTAATCAGCATTaagattatatatttatttcttaacaaaacaaactgaataaTAAAACCTTGTTTccaaattaatttaataaaacttcatttaaaaatgcaataatTTTGCTAGAATTCTCTTTTGCCCAGTctcagtcttttcttttctttttctttcacttaaattttattttatcacTGTTGTATATCAAATTTTGCACTGCCTCACACAAAAAGGCCTTCAGTATGGGCCTGTGCTTCTGTTAACAATGTTATTtcattatatactgtttttatttttataacttATACTGCTGATGTAACACAGAATCAATAAAGTATcggatttaaaaaatattttctttttaaacaaataaacaaaaattattttttattatataaataaatattagctCCATAATTAAGACTGAAAAATACTTGACAAAGGATGATTAAGTTGATGTGCTTTATACAATTATTTAGAATATTTCCCAGCAGGTCTTGTGGTTATCAGGATAGGTGCCCTGTTTGTTTCCTATTGTTGACTCATGAACACTGCAGCTGTTCAGATGTTTAGGTCCCTCCTGAGGAGGCTGTGTCTGTTACTGTTGTGGGTTTTCTCTATTTGTGAATAAAGGAAATGACTGAATGAGCCTCTGCACACTAACAGACAGGCTTTTTAAGTCCACCCTCAAAACCCACCTCTTCAAGACAGCCTACTGTAACGTCTCCATGCTCTTAAACtttcttttattattgtgtttatttcctgGTTTCATGCTTGTCTTATTTGCTCTGTACAGTCTCCTTGGGTGTTTTAAAGGAACTTTTAAATaacatgtattattattattattataaatatccaaaaataaagaaatcggGAAGGGGAGATACTTAATACTTGACTGTCAGTTTTCACAAACTGAAACTTTGTTTACAGAAAGTCACATTTCCGCTTTGCTACCCCGAACAGGAAACTTCGATCTAAACCACAaagttttcttttaactttctATTAGTCGATGTTAATGTCAGCCTCAATACTGAgtgttaataataaatacacatttaGATGAATTTAGTGCTTTCAGTGGCTTTTAAATGCATTCACTGTATCATACTGTTCATCACTGTCACATATATTCTTTCAGctcatattattattacaatttaTAACACAAGTGATTATCATAACTTTTAGGCATAGAACAGTTACAGCTGCTCGTTTTTTatagataattttttttgtgatttctatATTTCAGGTCTAGAACTGAAACTTCATCTTATCAAGtttattaatgtaaaaaaataaaaagcctaTTTTAGGCTGGTGTAAAATATGAGATCAGAGTCAGAACTGATATTTTGCCATTAATAAAAAGTTTGTTCGTGTGGAGTGAAGCTGGAATAATTTAGGCTGAGTTTCTGGTGACTTCAAGGTAAATCTGAACAACGTTAAATAATCAAGAACACCTTCATACattattatgtattattatctttacatttatttagctGCAATCTAACGgtgactgaaaacaaaacaacccccccAAATATGTTGTATACGAACATTAAAAATGCactataaaaatattatttcaataattaattatttaatatatttaatattcaaTTAAATCAAACATCATATTGGAGCTTTGGGCTTAATGTAAACAAAATAGTTTTTTACTgctaaaatggaaaaatgactaaatgaagacatctaaaacctgcaggacagcagCTCTCGAGCACGAGTTGGAGACTCTTGGTTTACAGGAAATTGGCTCAGTTTGAGTCTTTGTAGTTTGGGGAAAACACAACAAACCTTATGAGGCTTTGGTACAGATGCTTTAAGACTTGTGACATttagattttgtgtttttatggaaACATCTAATTATCTATACCTAGATTTCCTAAAGCTGTGTAATAATTAAAAAGCgaaaaattaaaaactaaattcaAAGTAAATATTTGAAATCGATAAAAACTAGACTGAAAGCAAAACTACTCCTGAAACTAAATGAAGGTAAAGTGGATTTAAAACAGAAGGACaaaattattaaaacaaaaatattctaaACCAATATAAGACTCTTTACAACTAAAAATAGTTACAATGTACCAAAGTATTAACATTTACATAGTTCATGGTAACAGAAGCTAAATATCTACATACTTGTTTCCGAGGCCACATTTTCATCCACGTCACTGTGAAGATAAGATTTACTTAACTGTTAACATCCCACTGTGTAAAAACTGAACATAACTCATCACCATAGATAAATGTCATCTATAATAAATTGAAATTCATTTACAACAAACAGTTTTATCATTAATAACAGATGAACTATAATATAAACTAACGATGTTGGATGCAGACCTTTACCTCCTACGCTTTCTGAGCTTCCTGTAGCACACGCAGGCCACCAGAAGCAGAGCGGCGGATATGAGGAAAATCAAAAAACCAGTGACAGCTTTGTCATTGTCTGAAAACAGGTTCAAACAATATCAAACAGTGGCTTTAATATTCAAGATACAGAGAAGTTATGTTACCCAGCACAGTAAAGTTATTTATACTTTATTTCATTGTGTGAACAGTACAGCGAGCGCTAGCTTTGGGTTCACTTTCAAATTGTCTGTTAAAAACagacacctgtgtgtgtgtgtgtgtgtgtgtgtgtgtgtgtgtaacgtGTAAACTGATTTATCCAACAAACTGTGTCATTGAATCCATACTTACAGCGAGTGTGAGCAGTTCCTGTGCCGGGTTTGCTTTCAAAGTATCCGTTGAAAACAGTCACCTGTAAATACAGATGTTCATTCATAAGAAATTACACCATTAAAATAAAGCAACCATAGAAAACTGCATActtataaaattaaaaagtaggATGATACAAACCTCCACTGTATATTCTGTAGAGTAGCTCAGATCCTTGAATTCAAACTTACAatctgttttattctgtttgttttcaccaCCAGGATGAAGACGTGCAATgaatcttcttttttcttttggtccATTAATGTTGTCTCTATGGGAACACTCTACTTTAATCACATTATTCTCTGGCACAGTCACAGTCACTGTagggcaggggtgggcaattccaggccccgagggccggt belongs to Oreochromis niloticus isolate F11D_XX linkage group LG17, O_niloticus_UMD_NMBU, whole genome shotgun sequence and includes:
- the LOC102077787 gene encoding receptor-type tyrosine-protein phosphatase C-like: MKMKKHNTSINLSWKTTSKNCDSVLHTRHNLSYDRRCSSSEKTRITKLQPDGGTCDITGLKPFTDYKCGVQPKYNGKTVSNKKEVTLKTDPGVPDGSPTVTVTVPENNVIKVECSHRDNINGPKEKRRFIARLHPGGENKQNKTDCKFEFKDLSYSTEYTVEVTVFNGYFESKPGTGTAHTRYNDKAVTGFLIFLISAALLLVACVCYRKLRKRRSDVDENVASETTAATASTAAPHPQPPQLPSTHNQTAHFKQPLNVTFSQTLHFTSCVTFNMTKSRNII